A stretch of DNA from Strigops habroptila isolate Jane chromosome 1, bStrHab1.2.pri, whole genome shotgun sequence:
ACAGCAGCCACCAGGGTCATGAATTGCTGAGGAAAAAGCTGTCAGGAATGAGGAATTTTGTCCCTCTATTTCTGAGGCCTCTCCCACTGCTTCCCTTCTGCGCCTGGAGATGGGGAAGGAGCTGTTCCATTGGCTGAATGGGCTCTAGAGGCTTGCTGTGGTCCTTTCTGTTTAGCCTCTAAACTTTTGTGGGAGAGATGGTTGCGTTGTGCTTGGACAAGCCTGCTATTCTGAAGCAGGACTCCTGCTCCTGAAATGGAGATTCCTTTCATAATAGTTTGCACAGTGGCTATGCTGTGAGTGGGTTTATTGGCTCTTGTGTTCTGCTTAGCTGGTACCAGAGGGCTATAAGGGAGGGAAATACTTTTGGCCATGAAGTGGATGGCCTGCGTAGCCTGAAGctgacttttcttcttctgtcagCACTTGCAAGAGCAGTTGGACTTAGACCTCTCGCCCCTGGAGTACATGCTGAAATGCTACCCAGAGAtcaaagagaaggaggagatgaGGAAAATCATTGGCAGATATGGTCTGACAGGGAAACAGCAGGTGAGTATGAGCGGTTGAAGTTTGCTTTTTGCTCATGAGGGAAGTAAAGCTGTGGCATTTTCTGTTGCTCTATTGATGTCTGACAGTGTGATGCAGTATGCAGCATAGCACACCACAGCatcaaaatgtttcttctaTCTCAGCTTTTGAAACTGGAGTTAAAAATAACTCATGGCTCATACGAACTTCCTTCACATTGCAGCAATATGTGGGTTGGAATGGGTGACCTACTCAGAATCCAGGTGAAGGGAAGACAAGTTGTGACACGGACCTAGACTCAAGCATATTTTAATTGTAACTTGAACTAGTTTGTTTCTTATTGCTGAGATGAATACTAGGCAGAAATGCTAGAACTGGGAGTTTTCAACTGGGAGTGGGGACCACTTTGCTCAGAGAGGGTAAGATCACCAGTGGTGCTCTAAGTCTAAACATGACATGCTCCTGTATGTCATGCATCACATGTATGATGGGAGTTGTCCTCATCACTGCAATTCAGCATCGATTTTTACATTGTTCTCCATTTTTCACTCCACAAGTTGAGAGTAGTTTTATGGTTGTGTCAGTATGCAATGAACACTAGTCAGGCCTCAATTAACTACCCTTTGGAACCTTTACCACAAGCTGGGTCTTGCAATGGACACTTCTCAGAAGTTTCTGGAATTCCATTGTTCTGCTGGTGAGAGAAGCTTAGTCTAGGTGTAAAACTTTGTCCTGTTGTGTCATGTAGCTGCTAGAAACACAGTGAGATCTGAGTATCTTGTGGTCAGGGTGGTAATCTGTAAgctttcctgcagagctgcaaacagTGTCTGTGTTTGTTAGGTGAGCCCCATTAGGAACCTCTCTGATGGGCAGAAGTGTCGTGTGTGCTTTGCGTGGCTGGCCTGGCAGAATCCTCACATGCTTTTCCTGGATGAGCCCACCAACCACTTGGACATAGAAACAATAGATGCTCTGGCAGATGCTATCAATGACTTTGAAGGAGGAATGATGCTCGTCAGCCATGACTTCAGACTCATCCAACAGGTAAGAAGTAGTGAATTTTGTCAGAGCACCTTTCTAACATTCTAAGTAATTAAACCAGGTGTTTTCAACTGACTGGCTCTTACTCATCCCAGGAAGATGTGTgagtgaaaaaaatctctggacATGATTCCCTTGCCGTGTTCCTGTAAAATAGTTGCTCAGCTAGCCTAGGAACACGTTAGgtactggaaaaacaaaatgaggcaaaaaaaccccaacaaaaccctaGAAGTAAAGAATAAGTTAAACAGCGATAATGACACACTGTGGAGGCCTTACCTAGATGTTCTTAAATGATACTGGAGTAGTTCTAGCACAGTTTTTTGTCACTCAGTCTGCACAGGCAAAGGAAAttgcacatacacacaaatgtCAAGTGCTGATTTATCAGCTATAGCTTTGTCTGTAATTTCAggtataattttgtttttcagtgtgttaCATCCAGTTCAGGTCaagaactactttttttttttttctttatcaattCCCAATTTAGCGGGAAAGGCTTTTCTCCTCAGTccatgaacaaaaaaagaaatgttgaggGGTCAAGGATTTTTAGTCCTAGAATCTTGTATAAATTATGCAGAAAACACCAGGTAAGATATTTCActccaggtatttttctttggtAGTTGAAGTGTGAAAGTGTTTAAACTCTTTTCTTACCAGGCTTCAGAGAGTAGATTTTGGATAATTTTATAACTTTGCTAAAATTATTAAATGCTGCACTCTAAACCTCTCCTCCTGCTTGTGTGCTTGCTTTCAGGTTGCACAGGAGATCTGGGTCTGTGAGAAGCAGACAATCACAAAGTGGCAAGGCGACATCCTCGCCTACAAGGAACATCTCAAGTCAAAGCTGGTGGGTGAAGATCCTCAGCTCACCAAAAAGACCCACAACATGTGAGCTCTAGAGCAGTCGGTCAGGTGCTCACTGTGGAGACTGACAGTGGCCAATGTGACTCGCCCATCTGCCGACTGGAATGGGACTCTGCTGCTATCTCTGGCTGTGTTCTAGGATTGCTGCAATACTGCTTCCCCTTGACTTGCCTTGCACCTCTGTATCTGGACAGATCTCTTGTCTCCTGATCTGGCTACGTTTGGGCAACCGTTTCCATATTTAGATGATGTCCCATCTGAGCCGGGCCTTGGAATCTAATGGTCTGGGGTCATGGCAGTGGCAGTTAGGGTGTCTGAGCTGCAGTGATACAGAAGTGGAGACCCCAGCCCAGCTTCTCCCGCCTCTTCCTTCGcaatttctgcttcagtttagATACTTCACTTCAAACTCCTCTGgccttggtttgtttttaactatTATTTAACAGTGTAATTAACAGATCTGCCTGAGAATCCACTGGTCAATAAAGAGGGAAGAACACTCTTTTCTTGTCTTGCTAGCCAAAGTAGTTATTGGGGCATGCTGGGGCAAATCAGCTAGTGCTGAGTTTTAAGTGAGGATGCAGAGCCCTGTCTTCTGGGGTGAAGGTACTACCAAAGTTATGACCAGAACTTGTGGGATATATGAAGTGGTTAGTACTGAGCTCTGGAGGTACAGAGCAGGGACTAGGATCCTTACACCTAGGACACCTCTGCTAATCCAGAGTAAACACTGTATTTTCGAGTTCGTGACAGAAGGGGGAGCAAGCTACACATGCTGTGTTGACCAATACAACTTCAAAAGGTTCTGAAGATTGGATGTTAGAGACGGAATTTAGATCTATAAAATACCAGTGTGTGTTGTCTACAGCAGAATGGCTTAGGTGTGTGCTTTTTCCTTCACCTTGAATTGTATGGGTTGAATAATAAGACTCAATAATTTAGCATTTTTGCACTATGAAGTAGTTATTTGTTCCCTGCAGGTATAACTAAACAAGTCTAATCAACTAAAGTTagtttaacatttatttttgttcttaacAACAAATttttagaaaagttttaaaCCTTACCCTCTGGCATAGAAGCttgaataaaatacatttttcatgtattattaaaacaaacatacTAAAGAAAAAGGTAACAATCCAAATCCTATAAAAATCCTATGATTGTGAGCTAtcattttaattacttctgAGACATGAGAATGGCTGTGTACTGCTTACGTAAAAGGCTCATGTAGCCCCGTAACCTGTTCCACCAGTACATGCTGACAGGCAAATTGAAGAATAGGACAAATATGGAGTAATTGTACTCACTCTCTTGCAGTACTTTCTCAGATGCCAACCATCCGGGGTCTGACTTTTTGAGTAAAGcatttccttgggttttttttccaaatgaaccATCCAAGTTGTGACTATTGCTATAGAAGCATGCTGCATATCATCCACAGGACAAATGTCACAGTGGGACCTGCTTCCAGTAGGCAATGCAGAACATTCAggtttttcagtggttttagcAATGATctgaggagggggggaagttttgttttggttttttttttttttgagaaaataatgCAGATTAGTATAAATGCTGTTCAAGTTCTGCAGAAAAGTCTCGATTGCATTGGAAAGTTTCAACAGTGTAGTACTCGGAAGTTAACAGACAGTGAAGAGTAAAAGCAACCCACACATAAGTAATTACTGTAAAGGCTGATTGGTGTCACAAAAGTTGAAACAAGAATAGATGAATGCATGTCTTTGTTCTGCTCACTAGGTTTTAGAAAGATATTGGTGCCTTGGAAAGGGTTGCAAAGTAGCTATGAGAATGGTGAGGTCAGGAAGTCCTGCCTGAGGCTAGAGCTGTTCATTCTGCTCTTCCTGATTCTGGGCAAACATTTGGCAACAACTCTGATCTCTCCATTTCAGATTTGTGTAATTGAGAGCCATGGTGGCAATAATAAATCTAGGGATAGTAAATCCTGAGAAGGGCATGGGAACATTGGGATGACAGCCAGCATGATGGACAGTAGTTAGAGAATTTTTCTAGCTGTGTtaagctgcctgctgctgcaaaatgagAGGAATTTCTCAGTTGCAGACAGGGCTCTGATTTAGCAAACAAGGACCACAGGAACATGTTCAAAGCAAAAGTAGCTGTAACTGCACTAGAGATCACAATAGGCTAAGACTTATAAAATGgagtatatatacatacatgccGTATCACTCTGGTATTTCAGACTTGGTTTAAACCTGTTCTATGGTGATGGTTTGTTAGACTGCACTGAAGCAGCTGTGGCAGGTATATGGCCTGGAGTACTGATCTCTGTGAGAGAGACAGCCACTAGCTGGGCAGTGGCATTTTGAACTGTTTCAGCTAGGGCTTTTCTGTTCGTGTACAAAAGCAAAACTCTATCTAGGTAAATTATGAGAATTGCTCCTTAGCTGCTAGGATGgtcatttctgtgaaagaagTGGCCTAGAGCCTCTACAACGTTACTCTTGCTTGTAGTCTAAAAGTAACACAGCCACAGCCAGAAGTGGCAGATATTAGATCAAGTGCAAGGTTGTGGGATTCCCTTGTCTTTGTGTTGTGAGTCGATCCGTAAAGTACAAAAATAGCACAAGGATGAGTCAAGACAAGCACACAGCTTCCTGACTGGACAGCCTCTACCACATGCAGTCTAGGGAAGCAGATGGTAATTCCCCAATCTGGGAGTacagatttcatagaatcatagaacagcaggttggaaggaacctcaaggaTCAGCTGGTCCTTTCTAGGCAGAGCATTACCTAGACTacatgtcccagcaccctgtcctgctgagtCTTAAatgtgtccagtgttggggaatccaccacttccctggatTTGACCATACTGCTCAGTGGATGAGCCTCTGCCTTTGCTATGCAATGGCTCCTTGTGCTTAATGCTGAGTGACCAGCCACTGCTCCTTGTCCACCAAAGGGCTTTCTTCTAACTAAAGATTTTGTCAAAAAAACAAGCTGTGTGCATTTTGGTGGTGTCAAACGCAGCGGTAGCTGTGGAGAGGTACAAGAGCTAACAGCTCCTTTAGCATAAAAGAGCCTTTGTGTGCTATGACCAGTAGAAAAGGTGAAACAGCTCCAGTGGCAGTGAACAATCTCCACAATACAAAGATCTCAGCTATTTACAGCTCTGAAATTGGTGTGTGAAATGTACATCAGAGGGAGAAGCCCTGTACTGGTCCTTGTCAATGCATGGCCTCTTAGAAAATGCAAGTAGTGATTTTGCCTGCTCCTTGCTCTCACTGAGTCACTGCTGTTCCCGGAAGGATCCTACTACCTCATATCTTCAATGCCCAAACCCATTCTCTGTCATGAATGCACTGATGTGACCATTCCAGCGTGTCCCACCTGGTCActaatttttcagttcttacGTACAAGAAGCCCTTCTGCGATACTTAGACCCTGCTTGTCACTGTGATGTTCATTTGCACCAAGGGTAGGTGACCAGGTGCCTTCCCATGAGAACAGGCCTAGAATAAGACTGAATTCAGTGAAACACTATTGTCTCCACAAGCACTGGCACAGTGACTGATAAGTCTCCCAAACTCAGTCCCTGGAAGATGTGATTTGCTAAGAACATGCCAGTACAATGTATGCCCTGAGCAGGGGACAGTGTGGATGGCAGCACAGAGATACCAGTGTCCCCTCCCTCAAAGGTACATTTTGTATCTCAAAGGTATCTGAGGTAATACCTCAAAGGTATTACCCTTTTATGAAACACCTGATGTGATGCCTGCCCAGAGAAAGGCTTCCTTTTCTATCTGAAGGACAGGAAACTTTCTATTTTGTTCACTTCTCTACTGTGTTTGCTGcacatggttttttttcctggcttaaTTCCTGCATCATAATTACCAACACTGGTGCGATCACTGATTTCCAAGATCAAATACATATTCAGGATGTTCACCCTCCCACTGTCTGCCTTCCATCCTTCGAGGCCCTGTTATATGTAGCAGGCAGGAATCCCAGGAGCAGGCTAGCTGAGATACTGGGAGGAATACTGGCTATTGGGGTGTTCATAGTTCAGTCACTAGACTGATAATCCCTCCAATTACTGAGTCTCCACTGGTCATATTATCTGTTACATAGCACAGAAGAGGTTCCACCCATTTGATTCTGGAAGCAGTACTCCAGTTTACACCCCCTACCAAAGCAGGAAGGCTCCTTTCACCAAAACGTTGGAATAGCTTTCCTCTGGCACTTCTGCCTCATGTGAACGAGATGCTATCGCTCTTGCCCACCTCTTTGCCCATGTTACCCTCAGGCTTTTTCTCAGGTCTGAAAGTTTGAGTAAGTTGCTTCCAAGATTCTCTCACACTAGCTGCCCTTCATTTAGTGCAAACTGGAATCATCAGTCACAGGTGTGTGTTTGTTCTGCTCCTTGGGAGTGCACTTGAGGCAGGTGAGGTACTGCTGCCTTTAGTATATAACCAGCCCCGTGGCACCTACTGGTTGCTCTGTTAGAGCTTGCTCTGTTAGAGGCTGAGATGAATGCAGAAGGTGAGAAGAAGCGTGGTCATGTTTCTGCCTCTGGGGACAGGAAGTCCAAGAAGAAGCCTAAGAGGAAGGAAACCTATTCAGCCTATATCTACAAAGTACTGAAGCAGGTgagtgtttcttttctgctagAAACAGCTTCATATGTAAAGTCACTTCTGCCCACTGCATGTTAACTGTATAAAGAGTAAGGaaggaaaatctgctttttggGGAGATGGAAAAAGGAATAAGTGGGTACAAGAGAGCCCCAGCTGAGTCTCAAaagtgtgtgtgttgggggtTCTGGtcaaaaggcaaagcaagaaaTGGGCTTAGATCAGAAAGGGTTTCTCCGTGAGAATAAGCTTTAGTACATAGCTTTGCCTAAAGTAATCATTGAGTAAAAGGCAATAGGGCTGGTGTTGACCCTGTGTGTAagaattaaaatctttctgGTAGTTCCTGTTGGGGAGATGAGCAAAAGACTTTTCAGAAGTAGCCATGAGTTGTCTGGGCCTCAGTTGCCTGCATGATCCTGTAGGCAAGACTTGGAGTTCATGTTCCATCTCCACGCCTCACAGGTTGGTTTTCCATAAGGGACTGTGTGGAGGCTTCTGCCATTGTAATCCCAAAGCCTCTCTTCAGCCTAATGCAAGTGGCACATGACTTGAAACCCTCAGGGTGGCAAATGAGGGTCCCTGTAGGGTTTGAGTGCCCTGTCTGAAGGGGGGGAAGTGGGGCCCCCACTTCAGGTGATAGGTGTGTGAGACAGTGCTTTATTACTATCTGGCAGGTGCACCCAGACACTGGCATCTCCTCTAAGGCCATGAGCATCATGAACTCCTTCGTCAACGATCTCTTCGAGCGTCTGGCCTCGGAGGCCTCACGCCTGGCCCAGTACAACCACCGCTCCACCATCACCAGCCGGGAGGTGCAGACGGCTGTGCGGCTCCTGCTGCCTGGCGAGCTGGCCAAGCATGCTGTCTCCGAGGGCACCAAGGCTGTCACCAAGTACACCAGCAGCAAGTGACTGGCCAAGCCCCAATAAAGTCCCACTGCATGATCATGTCCTGCCTGTcatggtgctgctgggaagggaggaagggggaggagaagggggtgGGTGTTCACCATCACCATGGATGGGGCTGGCAGATGCTAGTGGGGGCCCAAGGAGCTGGGCCAGAGCTTTCAGTGGGGTgggaggttggaagggatcctGCCTATTGCCCTCTCCCGCAGCTGTTCCCTTTGACGTGTGGCAGTGGTTTGGGGGTCCTGGTTGCAACTGCCACTGCAGGCACTGGGAGAAGGAGGGACAGCTCTACTTGCAGGAGTGTCTGCGGTTGTCCAGCCTGGGTAAGgagtgagcagagctgggagcaacCATTGGTGAGAAGAAGCTTGGCTGCAAGTTCTTCAGGTGCTGGTTGGGTGTTTCCTAAAGTGGGAGTGGGCAGATTGCTAATCCAAATTTAGGAGCAGGAAGGATCCAAGTGTTGGAAAAGGTGAAGTGTGCTCTTGGCATGCTGCTGGCCACTGCAAGGACTTTTAGCCTGGGATCTAGCCCACCTAAAGGTGTGTGGGACCGGTTTAACTAGCGATCCTAGAAAGAGGATTGAGCACAAACCTGTCCTAGTTTATCGCAGGCTAAATCACCTTTCACATGCTCCTCTTTAAGGAAGTTACAGGGGAGACTCAGTGTACGGAGTGCATGTTGGAAGCTTGATACAAACTGCTGAAGTTGCTGTGGCACCTGaatattctgtgttttcccagTACAACCTCTTGCAGCTCAACTGAGTTATCTGTAGTCTTGCCCCTTTACAATGAATAAAGATTATCTAGCCACTGGACTTTGAAGTCAGTTGCCAGTAAGGTCTTGTCCTCATTATAAGCATGGTGAGCAGATGGAAAAATCGCGCTTCAAAGGAGGAAAACTGTAAGTAAAGTTTTCTGTCAAATTAGTTTCAAGAAGGTGgggcaaaataaaatgttaagttttctaaaactttttcagatgtttataGAATTGGGACCTGGTGATGAAGGAAGCTCGAAGTTGAACTGAGAATCAAACTTGTCTCAGAGAAAGCTGCAAGTGGGATGTTAGAGGGTGGTGTAAAAAAGATGTAGCATAGATAAGTGGAAAATACCTGCTGGCTATAGGCTATATGCCTCCTTTATGGAGGTTAAAAGTATCTGTAGGTAGGAGAGAAATTATTACAAGTTTCTACACataaagaacaacaacaacgaCAATCTCGGCATGCCAAAGTATGCAGTGAGTACAGAAATACCATCTGTTTCTGATCAAGTTTTTtctatttgattaaaaaagtattattaaatCAAAAAAGCTACTACCTTGTTCATTTGCGGGTAAGAAAAAGTTGTTGAATAGCAGCTAGATGGGACATCTGCTTCAAGGTCAGTATGTCCATAACTTTTACCTGAGTTTTGAAGAAATGCGCTGGAGTTCTCTGGTCTGCTGGCAcgaatttaaaaattaattaattaaataaataaacaaacacccCATGGCCAgacaccccaccccccacccccaccccacccccccccccccccccccccccgaaaaaaaaggaaaaaaagaaaatccaaaaccaaacctggaGTAGCAGGAAAGGATCAGAAAAGGAATGTATTTCACCCTGGGAGATGAGGATAGCACTGTTAGGTGTGGGCCAGTTAGTCTAGAATTAATTCCAggtaaaataaaggaaagccTTCTCTAAGACTTGCTTGATAATAAATTAAGGGGTTGGAGCATAAGAAATGGAAGTGGTTTATGTACAGTTTATTTTACCAAATCACAGACTTGTCAGTTATAATTTTTAGAAAGAttcacttcagttttaattGGCTCCATATACCAACTATGGAGCACCCAATAGCAGGTTGATTTCTCTGAGCTATCCAGTTCTCAGCAAGTTGTTAACGGAGATCCTAAATGGAGACTTTCTGTCTTGTGAAGCCCTGTAGGAGTTGGTATTCAGACTTAATGCaactaaaaaagcaaaacctcctGTTGGctatttgcaaataaatgtataaaaacaCAGATCGTGCCTTTAATCTTTGCATCATAAACTATAAGGCAGTTTGAACTGTGACCATCTGGATTGTTTGGTAGGACTGGATGAACAGTTGCTgtttgaaaacaacaaaatataaCAAAGAGCAGAGATTACAGGGAATACTTGTGTAAAGCTAGGGTCATTCTGGGAAGCAGGATGGGTTCCTCCACAGTTCTCCAAACtccttatttcagttttcaggttCCTGATTGCTAAAGGCTTATGTTGCCTTTGAGTTTCCTGCTGTTCCTCCTCAAGTGCTCCCTTCCTGTGCTGGGCCTCTTTGCACCAGCCCAGGTTATCATCATGCTGTTTACCAGTTTCTACCAGTCAGAGCTGAGACTAACTCACTCTGTGACAGTGGGGCGCAGTTAGCAATGGGTAGagggtttttcttctgtttataaaGTGTTTTCAAAGGTGTTTTGGTTCTTCTGATGGgttctgaaggtttttcttgtttgtttgcttgggttttttacttCCTGGTGAAAAATTTCTCCCTTTCAGGtaggggaagaagaaacagtGCAAAAGGAGCTGaagtgacagaagaaaaaaaagggtattttctttctaggaCTTGTGGACATCATCTCTTCTTGCTTCCAGTGGCTTTGAAGAGAGAACTTTGTCCTGCAGGGCTACAAACTGGGCTAGGATTGAGCATCCTGTGTTTTGCCTTGGGCCATCATATTAATGACTGGTCCTGTCTGCTTTTCCTCAAGCTGGCTGGGAGCTTTCAGGTGCTTCCTACATGAGTGAGCCAAGGTCCTGAAGGGAGCACTAGCAGGTTCTGTCTGTCCATACATAGCCTCTGCAGCCCACGGAGCTGAACGAGTGCTGTGTCCAGGGTGATGGTGGAGGGCATGATCTTCCTGACTGCCCCATGAGTGCAGCACCTTCTTAGGGTGTGCACGGTTATCCCTGGGTTCCTGCATGGAGGTGCTGCCTTGACATCTGTGTCAAGTGAAGGAAAGATGTGCGCTATGTTCTTGCTGGAGATGTGGCAGAGGTCCTttgccagctccaggctgggagTGGATGCCTAGTTCTAAGGTCTTCCAGTGGAAGCAAAAATTGGGGTTGGAGTGTCAGGAGGAACCAGAGTTGTGGTTGGTGACAGTATGAGGGATAGTGATGGACTTCACAAGGCTTGTGAGGTGATGCTGAGTTTCATGATCTATGGAGCTGTGACAGATGCTTGTTTCTGTCTGATTGGGGTCAGTCTGGCTCAGTAGCATGGGACAGACAAGATGTACATGCTACTCCTAGAGAGAGTGCAGGAGACAGCAGAACCAGGACTGAGCATATCACCTTCAgtctcagccctgctgctgtggtgtggtgctggctgggggagggagggaagagcttGTACTAGTGCTTCATTCCTTCTGATTGTAGGACAGCATTGAAGAGTGCTC
This window harbors:
- the LOC115610034 gene encoding late histone H2B.L4, which produces MNAEGEKKRGHVSASGDRKSKKKPKRKETYSAYIYKVLKQVHPDTGISSKAMSIMNSFVNDLFERLASEASRLAQYNHRSTITSREVQTAVRLLLPGELAKHAVSEGTKAVTKYTSSK